From a single Girardinichthys multiradiatus isolate DD_20200921_A chromosome 17, DD_fGirMul_XY1, whole genome shotgun sequence genomic region:
- the llph gene encoding protein LLP homolog encodes MAKSLRSKWKRKMRAEKRKKNAPKELARLKQALSLDKKGEADMSDLQDIATVVPADKITKQTDVEMAAQEEECDGKMDMDKKRSKKTLLDEHGQYPAWMSQRQAKKMKAIRVTKKTGKVKKKKGIAW; translated from the exons ATGGCCAAAAGTCTTCGGAGCAAATGGAAGCGAAAGATGCGGGcggagaagaggaagaaaaatgcCCCCAAGGAGCTGGCTCGACTCAAACAGGCTCTGAGTCTGGATAAAAAAGGAGAAGCAGATATGAGCGACCTGCAGGACATCGCCACGGTGGTACCGGCCGACAAGATAACGAAGCAGACTGATGTTGAGATGGCAGCACAGGAGGAGGAGTGTG ACGGGAAGATGGACATGGACAAGAAGCGCAGCAAGAAAACTCTGTTGGACGAACATGGACAGTATCCTGCATGGATGAGCCAGCGGCAGGCCAAGAAAATGAAAGCCATACGGGTGACTAAGAAAACGGGCAAGGTCAAGAAGAAGAAGGGAATCGCCTGGTGA
- the pex26 gene encoding peroxisome assembly protein 26 produces the protein MSSLSESPARFGRSLGSACSPPPLSSSCTSSQLFHMLDSAAELMMVHGDFKAAFDTCNAGLENLRRLEPEDNRCAELKAGFCMLGVQALAELNEWRGVFSWVLQHYEHQEHVPSKIMQLCILLYSKVGEPAEIQEAARVWLHCPSNIRAPGFRSVAELYLLHVLVPLGHLEEARELVTSEVGRDAFTEEQRQTALDVVEEKAQQNQGESINPGVTLDSKIAAHQASTQGSLLHKLQAMLRFLYRKCLRTGSGSFPVRKVFLASVLLYMLLFRMDPAFSSSFMWISKLFQLIKQMWRAMFAPYYQHLT, from the exons ATGAGCAGCCTCTCAGAAAGTCCGGCTCGGTTCGGTCGCAGTTTGGGTTCAGCATGCAGTCCTCCTCCGCTGTCCTCCTCTTGCACTTCATCGCAGCTCTTCCACATGTTGGACTCAGCTGCGGAGCTCATGATGGTCCACGGAGACTTCAAGGCGGCTTTTGATACCTGTAACGCAGGTCTGGAGAATCTGAGGCGCCTGGAGCCAGAAGATAACAG GTGTGCAGAGTTAAAGGCTGGATTCTGCATGCTGGGGGTCCAGGCGCTGGCTGAGCTCAATGAGTGGCGGGGGGTCTTCTCCTGGGTCCTGCAGCACTATGAGCACCAGGAACATGTACCTTCTAAGATCATGCAGCTGTG CATCCTTCTTTATTCCAAGGTGGGGGAGCCTGCTGAGATTCAGGAGGCAGCCCGGGTTTGGTTACACTGCCCGTCAAACATCCGAGCTCCTGGGTTCCGGTCGGTGGCGGAGCTCTATCTGCTGCATGTCCTTGTGCCGCTCGGACATCTGGAGGAAGCGCGGGAGCTCGTTACTAGTGAGGTTGGCCGCGATGCGTTCACAGAGGAGCAGAGACAAACTGCTTTGGATGTCGTGGAAGAAAAAGCACAACAGAATCAAGGAGAATCTATAAATCCTGGAGTCACTTTAGATTCAAAGATTGCAGCACATCAAGCTTCAActcaag GTTCTTTACTCCATAAACTTCAAGCCATGCTTAGGTTTTTATACAGAAAATGCTTGAGGACCGGTTCTGGCTCATTCCCTGTACGGAAAGTCTTTCTGGCATCCGTTCTCCTCTACATGCTTCTCTTCCGAATGGATCCAG CTTTCTCGTCATCCTTCATGTGGATTTCCAAGCTTTTTCAGCTGATCAAACAGATGTGGAGAGCCATGTTTGCTCCATATTATCAGCATCTCACGTAG
- the usp18 gene encoding ubl carboxyl-terminal hydrolase 18: MSALFSGLYSTVLLHLGHRQLVMRGLRNYCLSCCVNTLLQTLSATWELAEILEKWEATGLGADVHNVPLQLKIVLKAMQKDLPQPAPHKDFLHCLDRNSIRLQTQHDADEVFLFILDLLQLQMNDRTLALEIQGLYKISLETQLQCLECSTIQTQNSHLLSLPLHIREEQNTLEDCMNSFFEQQELGGINRCLCAQCGTKTRSKQGVKVRSLPPILCLQLKRFRNMRGYTMKLNCRVTFPETFNFSEIKKDAFSAGFTQNDCRYTLYAVVVHSGSAVCGHYTAYVRHRVSKHWYYADDSHVSLSSWEEVQKTYEGRSSATAYMLMYRRYRKEDGQQQDLSG, encoded by the exons atgtctgctttgttttccgGGCTTTACTCGACGGTGCTGCTTCATCTGGGTCACAGACAGCTCG TAATGAGAGGCCTCAGGAACTACTGTCTGTCCTGCTGTGTGAACACATTGCTGCAGACCCTCAGTGCTACATGGGAACTAGCAGAGATATTAGAAAA GTGGGAAGCCACAGGTTTGGGAGCAGATGTTCATAATGTTCCCCTCCAGTTAAAGATAGTTCTCAAGGCCATGCAGAAAGATCTTCCTCAGCCTGCTCCACATAAAGACTTTCTGCACTGCTTGGACAGAAACTCCATTCGAT TGCAAACGCAACACGACGCAGATGAGGTTTTCCTCTTCATTTTGGATTTACTGCAGCTGCAGATGAATGATCGCACTCTG gctCTTGAAATCCAGGGTCTTTACAAGATTTCACTGGAGACGCAACTGCAGTGTTTGGAGTGCAGCACCATTCAGACTCAAAACAGTCATCTACTCAGCCTGCCTTTACACATAAGGGAAGAGCAGAACACTctg GAAGATTGCATGAACTCCTTCTTCGAGCAACAGGAGCTCGGGGGAATTAACCGCTGTCTTTGTGCACAATGTGGAACCAAAACACGATCCAAACAG GGTGTCAAGGTCCGCTCTCTGCCTCCCATCTTGTGCCTACAACTGAAACGATTCAGAAACATGCGTGGATACACCATGAAACTCAACTGTCGTGTCACTTTCCCTGAAACCTTCAACTTCTCTGAGATTAAGAAAGACGCTTTCTCTGCAGGCTTTACTCAG AATGACTGCAGGTACACTTTGTATGCTGTGGTCGTGCACTCTGGCTCTGCGGTTTGTGGACACTACACTGCTTATGTCCGCCACAGAGTGAGCAAGCACTGGTACTATGCAGATGACAGCCATGTGTCCCTG TCCTCTTGGGAAGAAGTGCAGAAAACATATGAAGGACGTTCCAG TGCGACAGCATATATGCTAATGTACAGAAGATATCGAAAAGAAGATGGCCAACAACAGGATCTTTCTGGCTGA